A window of Cryptomeria japonica chromosome 3, Sugi_1.0, whole genome shotgun sequence contains these coding sequences:
- the LOC131027948 gene encoding calmodulin-like protein 2 — MADQNKIQKAYNLIDENVDGRVSVGEICRFMNELEIQMSEDYVRCMLSAHLSKGHDGSDTLEFEEFVHLYQSIFSNVDEELEDESKDFVEAFRVFDLNNDGYICSIELQQVLSRLGLITQGQHHQQCQEMICRFDSDGSGVLDLKGTLSVE; from the coding sequence ATGGCAGATCAGAATAAAATTCAGAAAGCATATAATCTTATCGATGAAAATGTAGATGGAAGGGTGAGTGTGGGTGAAATCTGCCGCTTCATGAACGAGCTAGAAATACAAATGTCAGAAGATTATGTGAGATGTATGCTCAGTGCCCATCTCTCCAAAGGTCACGATGGTAGTGATACCCTTGAATTCGAAGAGTTTGTGCATTTATATCAATCTATCTTCAGCAACGTTGATGAAGAGTTAGAAGATGAATCTAAGGATTTTGTTGAAGCATTCAGAGTTTTTGATCTGAATAATGATGGATACATCTGTTCTATTGAGCTGCAACAAGTACTCTCCAGGTTAGGACTGATCACGCAGGGCCAACACCATCAGCAGTGCCAGGAAATGATATGTAGATTTGATTCAGACGGCAGTGGTGTTTTAGATTTGAAAGGAACCTTAAGTGTGGAATAA
- the LOC131027949 gene encoding calmodulin-like protein 2, whose translation MADLNEIQKAYELIDENADGRVSVGEISRFIKKLGIQMSEEDVRCILNTTLSKELDDNDGLKFEEFVHLYQSIFSIEDEEIENESKDLEEAFRVFDLNNDGYISSTELQQVLSTLGLISENEHPQRCQEMVCRFDSDCNGLLDFSEFKDMMSSKLSP comes from the coding sequence ATGGCCGATCTGAATGAAATTCAGAAAGCATATGAACTCATCGATGAAAATGCAGATGGAAGAGTGAGTGTTGGTGAAATCAGTCGATTCATAAAAAAGCTCGGAATACAAATGTCAGAAGAAGATGTTCGCTGTATCCTCAACACCACTCTTTCAAAAGAGCTTGATGATAATGATGGCCTTAAATTTGAAGAATTTGTTCATTTATATCAATCGATCTTCagcattgaagatgaagaaatagaaaatgaaTCGAAAGATTTGGAGGAGGCTTTTAGGGTTTTTGATCTGAATAATGATGGATATATCTCTTCTACCGAGCTGCAACAAGTCCTGTCCACATTAGGATTAATCTCTGAGAATGAACACCCTCAGCGGTGCCAGGAAATGGTATGTAGATTTGATTCAGACTGCAATGGACTGTTGGATTTTTCTGAATTCAAAGATATGATGTCGTCTAAACTTTCTCCCTGA